From endosymbiont of Galathealinum brachiosum, one genomic window encodes:
- a CDS encoding potassium transporter translates to MLFSFTLIPPVIIDFIYQENAADAFFTSYLSLLAVGFVLWLPVKNSKKDLRLRDGFIVVVLFWFILSVSGTLPLLLYEQLDISITDAFFESVSGLTTTGATVLTGLDDLPHSILFYRQELQWLGGMGIIVLAVAVLPMLGIGGMQLYKAETPGPIKDNKLTPRITETAKALWYIYLTLTVTCALSYWAAGMNLFDAVTHSFSTVAIGGFSTHDASLGYFDSVAIKVVAIVFMFLGGVNFALHFVAFRNWNVKAYINDTEFKVYFRVLILVSIIVVAFLHFSGATQNHSDSILLGVFHVVSMATTTGFSTTEFHLWPTVLPVLLIFTSFIGGCAGSTGGGMKVIRVILLLKQGVRELQRLIHPNAVILVKIGKKPVADSIIDAVWGFFAIYVAVFVIMMLLLMATGLDQVTSFSAVAATLNNLGPGLGDVASNYSGINDFSKWVLSFGMLLGRLEIFTLLVLLTPAFWRK, encoded by the coding sequence ATGCTCTTCAGCTTTACATTAATACCGCCTGTAATTATTGATTTTATCTATCAGGAAAATGCAGCAGATGCGTTTTTCACCTCTTACCTTTCATTGCTGGCCGTAGGATTTGTTTTATGGCTACCCGTAAAAAACTCAAAAAAAGATTTACGTTTAAGAGACGGATTTATAGTTGTTGTATTGTTCTGGTTTATATTAAGTGTGTCCGGTACATTGCCGTTGCTTCTTTATGAACAGTTAGATATTTCTATTACAGATGCCTTTTTTGAATCAGTATCCGGGTTAACGACGACAGGTGCTACAGTATTAACCGGGCTTGATGATTTACCCCATTCAATTTTGTTTTATCGACAGGAATTACAGTGGCTAGGTGGTATGGGTATTATCGTTTTAGCTGTAGCCGTTCTACCTATGCTGGGTATTGGTGGTATGCAGTTATACAAAGCAGAAACACCCGGCCCGATAAAAGATAATAAATTAACACCACGTATTACTGAAACCGCAAAAGCTCTCTGGTATATATATTTAACATTAACCGTAACATGCGCATTATCATACTGGGCTGCCGGAATGAATTTGTTTGATGCCGTAACGCATAGTTTTTCTACGGTAGCTATTGGCGGTTTCTCAACCCATGATGCAAGTTTAGGTTACTTTGATAGTGTGGCAATAAAGGTTGTCGCAATCGTATTTATGTTTCTGGGCGGGGTTAATTTTGCTTTACACTTCGTGGCATTTCGGAACTGGAATGTTAAAGCATATATAAATGATACTGAATTCAAGGTTTATTTTCGTGTTCTAATTTTGGTCTCAATAATCGTTGTTGCATTTCTGCACTTTTCAGGTGCAACTCAAAATCATTCAGATTCAATATTGTTGGGTGTGTTTCATGTGGTTTCAATGGCGACAACAACCGGTTTTTCTACAACTGAATTTCATTTGTGGCCAACAGTTTTACCGGTGCTTTTGATTTTTACCAGTTTTATTGGCGGCTGTGCAGGTTCAACCGGTGGCGGCATGAAAGTGATACGAGTTATTTTGTTATTAAAGCAGGGTGTGCGCGAATTACAGAGGCTGATTCACCCAAATGCAGTGATACTGGTTAAGATTGGAAAAAAACCAGTGGCCGATTCAATTATTGATGCAGTATGGGGTTTCTTTGCAATTTATGTTGCCGTATTTGTGATTATGATGTTGTTGTTAATGGCAACAGGTCTTGATCAGGTAACTTCTTTTTCGGCGGTTGCTGCAACGCTTAATAATTTAGGCCCGGGTCTGGGTGATGTTGCTTCTAATTATTCGGGTATTAATGATTTTTCAAAATGGGTTTTAAGCTTTGGCATGCTTCTGGGGCGTCTTGAAATATTTACGTTACTGGTTTTATTAACGCCTGCTTTCTGGAGAAAATAA
- a CDS encoding SAM-dependent methyltransferase gives MPDWDVVYSEKSIADATPCNVLKENECLLQSGGVALDFASGLAGNSVYLSQKGYEVVAWDKSSIAVNKINEYAEAENLNLKAEMHDLENKLPDVKNKFDVVVVSYFLDRENLRYLFHILKKDGILFYQTFSGEQYQGQGPSRSDFRLKKNELLGVFPDMELLFYQEDDCRSDDTRGRQGQVYFVAKK, from the coding sequence ATGCCTGACTGGGATGTTGTTTATTCGGAAAAATCAATTGCTGATGCAACTCCTTGCAATGTATTGAAAGAGAATGAATGTTTATTGCAGTCTGGAGGTGTGGCGCTTGATTTTGCGAGTGGGCTTGCGGGTAATTCTGTTTATTTGTCTCAAAAAGGATACGAAGTCGTTGCCTGGGATAAATCGTCGATTGCAGTGAATAAAATCAACGAATATGCGGAAGCAGAAAATTTAAATTTGAAAGCTGAAATGCATGATCTGGAAAATAAATTACCAGATGTAAAAAATAAATTTGATGTTGTTGTAGTAAGTTATTTTTTAGATCGTGAAAATTTACGTTATTTATTTCATATTTTAAAAAAAGATGGAATATTGTTTTATCAAACATTTAGCGGCGAACAGTATCAGGGGCAGGGTCCATCTAGATCCGATTTTAGATTGAAGAAAAATGAACTGTTAGGTGTTTTTCCAGATATGGAACTGTTATTTTATCAGGAAGATGATTGTCGCTCAGATGATACTCGTGGAAGGCAGGGACAGGTTTATTTCGTGGCGAAAAAATGA
- a CDS encoding tRNA 2-thiocytidine(32) synthetase TtcA → MTEFIKPPKTLLRQTGRALMDFNMIHEGDRVLLGLSGGKDSLALLHILNHFQRHAPIKFEFAAMTVDPMAGDFDPSPMIPYLKDLGVEYHYRREAIMDMAKEHMGKPSYCAFCSRIKRGIMYNTARVNNFNVIALAQHLDDLAESFMMSAFHGGQLRTMKANYVIDEGDLRVIRPLVYARERQTREFSISAELPVIPDSCPACFSMPTQRQHFKELLAAEEQSNTTLFKSLLTTMKPLMSEGCPDIPDK, encoded by the coding sequence ATGACTGAATTTATTAAACCACCTAAAACCTTACTTCGACAGACAGGTCGTGCACTTATGGACTTTAATATGATCCATGAAGGAGACAGGGTGTTATTGGGTTTATCCGGCGGCAAAGACTCACTTGCGTTATTACATATTCTCAACCATTTTCAACGCCATGCACCGATAAAATTTGAATTCGCTGCTATGACAGTAGACCCCATGGCAGGTGACTTTGATCCATCACCGATGATTCCTTATTTAAAAGATTTGGGTGTTGAATATCATTATCGCCGCGAAGCGATTATGGATATGGCTAAAGAGCATATGGGAAAACCGTCTTATTGTGCTTTTTGCTCACGCATAAAACGCGGCATTATGTACAACACTGCTCGTGTAAATAATTTTAATGTCATTGCACTAGCTCAGCATCTGGATGATCTGGCTGAAAGTTTTATGATGTCTGCTTTTCATGGAGGCCAACTTAGAACCATGAAGGCGAACTATGTTATTGATGAAGGTGACCTGAGAGTAATCCGCCCACTCGTTTATGCCCGTGAGCGACAAACACGTGAGTTTTCTATTAGCGCAGAACTACCCGTCATTCCTGATTCATGTCCGGCCTGTTTTTCTATGCCGACACAGCGACAGCATTTTAAAGAATTATTAGCCGCTGAAGAGCAATCAAATACGACTTTATTTAAGAGCTTATTAACAACAATGAAACCACTAATGAGTGAAGGCTGCCCTGACATTCCTGATAAATAA
- a CDS encoding ABC transporter codes for MKSIYIKYLILLTSLITTGCASVSGPSDPRDPLESYNRAAYAFNDGFDEYLLKPVAKGYDAVTPDPVIKGVNNFFSNLDDVIVIFNDLLQLKPLQFASDTGRFIINSTLGLAGLIDWASDMNMPKHQEDFGQTLGYWGVPQGPYLVIPFWGPSTIRDGAGLLVDSAQFDPVWQEVENGFPMEHRERGLSWGVTVVKAVDTRASLLKAENILNEAALDRYTFIREAFLQRRQNLVYDGNPPEEEIEFNEDELFDFDEPETPSDKPGSTR; via the coding sequence ATGAAATCTATATACATAAAATACCTCATACTACTGACATCTCTTATAACTACCGGCTGCGCGAGTGTAAGCGGCCCTTCTGATCCTCGAGATCCACTAGAAAGCTACAATCGTGCAGCTTACGCATTTAATGACGGCTTCGATGAATATCTATTAAAACCAGTTGCTAAAGGTTATGACGCTGTTACTCCAGACCCGGTAATTAAAGGTGTGAACAATTTCTTCAGCAATCTGGATGATGTAATTGTTATCTTTAACGATCTATTACAACTTAAACCCCTTCAATTTGCTTCAGATACAGGTCGTTTCATTATTAATAGCACACTCGGCCTTGCAGGACTTATAGACTGGGCAAGTGATATGAATATGCCAAAACATCAGGAAGACTTCGGCCAGACACTCGGTTACTGGGGTGTACCTCAAGGGCCTTACTTAGTTATTCCTTTCTGGGGTCCGAGCACAATACGTGATGGAGCAGGACTTCTAGTCGATAGCGCTCAATTCGACCCTGTCTGGCAGGAAGTAGAAAATGGTTTTCCGATGGAACATCGTGAGCGCGGCCTTTCATGGGGCGTAACCGTTGTTAAAGCAGTTGATACCCGTGCATCCTTACTTAAAGCTGAAAATATTTTAAATGAAGCAGCGCTTGATCGTTATACCTTTATCAGAGAAGCCTTCTTACAACGACGCCAGAATCTGGTTTATGATGGCAACCCTCCTGAAGAGGAAATTGAATTTAATGAAGATGAACTATTTGACTTTGATGAGCCAGAAACACCGTCAGATAAACCCGGATCGACCAGGTAA
- a CDS encoding molecular chaperone DnaJ: MIRFILLLLVLGFAYYLVYRYRRLDAVKQKQLIKFLAIILISVLLAVLVLTGRLNWLIAAVGALLPLIPRAARFLMGVWPSVKPYFQRYQQNRKSSMHSRFIHLQIDMLSGELQGEVLEGGFAGQKLNALSLERLLLLLDELKPLDSESVSLLVAYLDRMHSGWAKDERGRYEQPASDSVMSERQARDILGVTETADKKEITKAHKRLMQKLHPDRGGSDYLAQQINKARDTLL; this comes from the coding sequence TTGATACGTTTTATTCTGTTATTGCTGGTGCTGGGTTTTGCGTACTATCTGGTATATCGATACCGAAGGCTGGATGCGGTTAAGCAGAAACAGCTTATAAAATTTCTAGCGATTATATTAATAAGTGTTTTATTGGCGGTACTTGTTCTTACCGGGCGTCTTAACTGGTTAATAGCTGCTGTAGGGGCATTGCTACCGCTGATTCCCCGGGCTGCTCGTTTCTTAATGGGGGTATGGCCGTCTGTTAAGCCCTATTTTCAGCGTTACCAGCAAAATAGAAAGTCGAGTATGCATAGTCGGTTTATACATCTTCAAATTGATATGTTAAGTGGCGAGTTACAGGGCGAAGTATTAGAGGGCGGTTTCGCTGGTCAAAAGTTGAATGCTCTGTCATTAGAACGGTTGTTATTACTTCTTGATGAATTGAAGCCGCTTGATAGTGAGTCCGTTTCCCTGTTGGTTGCCTACCTGGATCGCATGCACTCGGGTTGGGCTAAAGATGAAAGAGGGAGGTATGAGCAGCCTGCATCAGATTCGGTAATGAGTGAGAGGCAGGCCAGAGATATATTGGGCGTTACAGAAACCGCCGATAAAAAAGAAATTACAAAAGCTCACAAGCGGTTGATGCAAAAGCTGCATCCCGATAGAGGAGGGTCTGATTATCTGGCGCAGCAGATAAATAAAGCACGAGACACTTTATTATAA
- a CDS encoding cytochrome-c peroxidase, translating into MTQLKQINIFLTLLLTVSLFACDTSNTSDSLSLEKQQLGKQIFFDTNLSTPPGQACSSCHLPSAGFADPDREIPVSRGVHPDRFGNRNTPTAAYSSFSPEFHLDTEEGIFFGGQFLDGRSATLEDQAKQPFLNPVEMANADATSVVEKVSNSDYASDFKAIYGETIFNDVDLAFDKIADAIASFERSKEVSPFSSKFDAFIAGDTNLTIQEIRGLDLFNRQDKGNCAACHPSTNENNDIPALFTDFSFDNLGTPANPVSPFLSQDLEFNPDGANFIDFGLGGELADISENGKFKVPTLRNISITGPYMHNGVFNTLEEVLDFYNERNNDGVIPEVANNVNTEELGNLGLSAQEKNDIIAFLKTLTDGYNNE; encoded by the coding sequence ATGACACAACTAAAACAGATAAATATTTTTTTAACTTTACTACTTACAGTCAGCTTATTCGCCTGCGATACCAGCAACACCTCTGACAGTTTATCTCTCGAAAAACAACAATTAGGTAAACAGATATTTTTTGATACCAATTTATCAACACCACCGGGACAGGCCTGCTCAAGCTGCCACCTGCCCAGTGCTGGTTTCGCAGACCCGGACAGGGAAATTCCCGTATCAAGAGGCGTTCATCCCGATCGATTTGGAAACCGCAACACCCCTACAGCAGCTTACTCATCATTTAGCCCGGAATTTCACCTTGATACGGAAGAGGGTATATTTTTCGGTGGTCAATTTCTTGATGGCCGATCTGCCACACTTGAAGATCAGGCTAAACAGCCTTTCCTTAATCCGGTTGAAATGGCCAATGCTGATGCTACATCAGTTGTCGAAAAGGTAAGTAATTCAGATTACGCCTCTGACTTCAAAGCCATTTATGGAGAAACAATATTTAATGATGTAGATCTGGCTTTCGATAAAATTGCTGATGCTATTGCCAGCTTTGAACGCTCTAAAGAAGTATCTCCTTTTTCTTCTAAATTTGATGCTTTCATTGCGGGCGACACAAACCTGACAATTCAGGAAATACGTGGACTGGATTTATTCAACCGCCAGGACAAGGGAAACTGTGCTGCCTGTCATCCGAGCACTAACGAAAACAATGACATTCCCGCCCTGTTCACCGATTTTAGCTTTGACAACCTGGGCACCCCTGCCAATCCAGTATCCCCTTTCCTGAGTCAGGATCTGGAATTCAATCCTGACGGTGCTAACTTTATTGATTTTGGTTTAGGCGGTGAATTAGCCGATATTTCTGAAAACGGTAAATTTAAGGTCCCTACTCTACGTAACATATCTATTACTGGGCCCTATATGCATAACGGTGTATTCAATACACTCGAAGAGGTATTAGATTTTTACAACGAACGAAATAATGACGGCGTTATTCCAGAGGTTGCGAATAATGTAAATACTGAAGAGCTGGGAAATCTGGGATTAAGCGCACAGGAAAAAAACGATATTATCGCCTTCTTAAAAACACTTACTGACGGTTATAACAATGAATAA
- the pip gene encoding prolyl aminopeptidase has protein sequence MSNLYNSIKPYVSHHLQVDDLHTLYIEECGNPAGLPLVFLHGGPGAGCAPYHRRYFDPDVYRIILFDQRGCGKSTPHASLERNTSWDLVADIEVIRRHLNIDKWVVFGGSWGSTLGLLYAQTHPASVSGLILRGIFLARDKDVQWFYQQGTSKLFPDYWEKFIEPIPESERGDMVAAYSRQLTGDDEIQQLRAARAWSVWEGMTATLQTDKTVVDSFSNSHTALSVARIECHYFMHHCWLEPNQLINNIDVIRNIPAYIVQGRYDVICPVEQAWELSKAWPEAKLSIIGDAGHAIVESGITNELLDVIKEMSKKLT, from the coding sequence ATGAGTAATTTATATAATTCTATAAAACCATACGTAAGTCATCACTTGCAGGTAGATGATTTACATACTCTATATATAGAAGAATGTGGAAACCCGGCGGGTTTGCCTCTGGTGTTTTTACATGGCGGGCCAGGTGCCGGTTGTGCGCCATATCATCGTCGTTATTTTGATCCGGATGTGTACAGAATAATTTTATTTGATCAGCGGGGATGCGGAAAATCGACACCACATGCCAGTCTTGAACGAAATACCAGTTGGGATCTGGTTGCCGATATAGAGGTGATCAGGCGTCATCTCAATATTGATAAATGGGTGGTTTTTGGTGGCTCGTGGGGGTCAACCTTAGGTTTGTTATATGCGCAAACACATCCGGCTAGTGTGAGTGGTCTGATTCTTCGCGGTATCTTTCTTGCGAGAGATAAGGACGTGCAATGGTTCTATCAGCAGGGCACGAGTAAGCTTTTCCCCGATTACTGGGAGAAGTTTATTGAGCCGATACCAGAGTCGGAGCGTGGTGATATGGTTGCAGCCTATTCCAGACAGTTAACAGGTGATGATGAAATTCAGCAGTTACGAGCTGCCAGAGCCTGGTCTGTCTGGGAGGGGATGACAGCAACCTTACAGACAGATAAAACGGTAGTTGATAGTTTTTCAAATTCACATACGGCGCTCAGTGTGGCTCGTATTGAATGTCATTATTTTATGCATCACTGCTGGCTTGAGCCAAATCAGCTAATTAATAATATAGATGTAATTCGAAATATACCCGCATATATAGTGCAGGGTAGATATGATGTAATCTGCCCGGTTGAGCAGGCCTGGGAGTTATCGAAGGCGTGGCCAGAAGCAAAATTGTCAATAATAGGTGATGCGGGTCATGCAATAGTTGAATCTGGCATTACGAATGAGTTGTTAGATGTGATTAAAGAGATGAGTAAAAAATTAACATGA
- a CDS encoding D-tyrosyl-tRNA(Tyr) deacylase — MIALIQRVSHANVVVSNSEIAQINKGLLVLLGVSKGDDAAKADKLVHRMLGYRVFEDTEGKMNLSVKDVGGEILLVPQFTLAADTKSGMRPGFSTAAPPEEGVFWFDYVAGKCKKTLGKVQLGEFGADMKVGLLNDGPVTFWLET, encoded by the coding sequence ATGATTGCGTTGATACAGAGAGTAAGTCATGCAAATGTGGTGGTCTCAAATTCGGAGATTGCTCAGATTAATAAGGGTTTATTAGTGCTGCTGGGTGTTTCAAAAGGGGATGATGCTGCAAAAGCAGATAAGCTGGTCCATAGAATGTTGGGTTATCGTGTGTTTGAAGATACTGAAGGTAAAATGAATTTAAGTGTTAAGGATGTTGGCGGGGAGATCCTGCTGGTGCCACAGTTTACGCTTGCAGCCGATACAAAGAGTGGAATGCGCCCCGGGTTTTCAACGGCAGCTCCTCCTGAAGAAGGAGTATTCTGGTTTGATTATGTGGCAGGGAAGTGTAAAAAAACACTTGGAAAAGTTCAGTTAGGTGAGTTTGGTGCAGATATGAAAGTGGGATTATTAAATGATGGCCCCGTAACATTCTGGCTCGAGACATAA
- a CDS encoding imidazoleglycerol-phosphate dehydratase HisB — protein MTDRTAKIARDTLETQIIAEINIDGSGQSEFNTGVPFLDHMLDQVARHGLIDLNIQAKGDLHIDAHHTVEDIGITLGQAFDKAVGDKKGIRRYGHAYVPLDEALSRVVIDFSGRPGLEMPVEFPRASIGGFDVDLFFEFFQGFVNHAKVTLHIDSVRGRNAHHVAETIFKAFGRALRMALEEDPRMQGVMPSTKGSL, from the coding sequence ATGACTGATCGCACTGCGAAAATCGCTCGCGACACGCTGGAAACTCAAATTATTGCCGAAATTAATATTGATGGCAGTGGTCAATCTGAATTTAATACGGGTGTACCTTTTCTTGATCACATGCTGGATCAGGTGGCTCGTCATGGTTTGATTGATTTAAATATTCAGGCTAAAGGCGATTTGCACATAGATGCTCACCACACAGTGGAAGATATTGGCATTACTCTGGGGCAGGCGTTTGATAAGGCGGTTGGAGATAAAAAAGGTATTCGTCGGTATGGTCATGCATATGTACCATTAGATGAGGCTTTGTCTCGTGTGGTTATTGATTTTTCTGGTCGCCCGGGCCTTGAAATGCCGGTGGAGTTTCCGCGCGCCAGTATTGGTGGTTTCGACGTTGATCTGTTTTTTGAGTTTTTTCAGGGTTTTGTTAATCACGCAAAAGTAACATTACATATCGATTCAGTTCGAGGTCGTAATGCACACCATGTTGCAGAAACAATTTTTAAAGCGTTTGGGCGAGCATTGAGAATGGCGTTAGAAGAAGATCCACGTATGCAAGGGGTGATGCCTTCTACTAAAGGTAGTTTGTAG
- a CDS encoding imidazole glycerol phosphate synthase subunit HisH, which yields MGNLRSVAKAVEHVAPDKSVIISSDKNEIANAEHVVFPGQGAARDCMRELDDRNLTQVVLTAAKEKPFLGICMGMQVLLNHSEENDGIDCLGLYEGNVRFFGKDLKSDKGEKLKIPHMGWNGVDQTVEHPLWHNIKNHSRFYFVHSYYMDPQDKNLVAATSDYGIEFVTAIAKDNVFAVQFHPEKSAQDGLQLLKNFTQWNGK from the coding sequence ATGGGTAACCTGCGTTCAGTGGCAAAAGCAGTTGAGCACGTTGCCCCGGATAAAAGCGTTATTATTTCATCGGATAAGAATGAAATTGCTAATGCAGAGCATGTTGTATTTCCCGGTCAGGGTGCGGCACGTGATTGCATGCGTGAACTTGATGATCGTAATTTAACTCAGGTTGTTTTAACTGCCGCAAAAGAAAAACCTTTTCTGGGAATTTGTATGGGAATGCAGGTTCTGTTAAATCACAGTGAAGAAAATGATGGTATTGATTGCCTGGGTTTGTATGAAGGCAATGTGCGTTTCTTTGGTAAGGATTTGAAAAGTGATAAGGGCGAAAAACTAAAAATTCCACATATGGGCTGGAATGGTGTTGATCAGACAGTTGAACATCCTTTGTGGCATAACATAAAAAACCATAGCCGTTTTTATTTTGTGCATAGTTATTATATGGATCCTCAGGATAAAAATCTGGTTGCCGCAACAAGTGATTACGGTATCGAGTTTGTAACTGCAATTGCAAAAGATAATGTTTTTGCAGTTCAGTTTCATCCTGAAAAAAGTGCGCAGGATGGCCTGCAGTTATTAAAAAATTTCACTCAGTGGAATGGTAAGTAA
- a CDS encoding 1-(5-phosphoribosyl)-5-((5-phosphoribosylamino)methylideneamino)imidazole-4-carboxamide isomerase (catalyzes the formation of 5-(5-phospho-1-deoxyribulos-1-ylamino)methylideneamino-l-(5-phosphoribosyl)imidazole-4-carboxamide from 1-(5-phosphoribosyl)-5-[(5-phosphoribosylamino)methylideneamino] imidazole-4-carboxamide), translating into MLLIPAIDLKDGHCVRLRQGIMEDNTVFSEDPVAMAGKWVEAGCRRLHLVDLNGAFEGKPVNAEVVHEIVETYPDVPVQIGGGVRDEKIIETYLDAGVSYVIIGTKAVTDPHFISEICAGFPGHIIVGLDAKDGKVATEGWSKVSRHDVIDMAQRFEEDGVESIIYTDISRDGMMQGVNVEATVKLAQAVHIPVIASGGITNMDDVIALSKVEDEGIMGAITGRAIYEGTLDFAAAQKWVDEQE; encoded by the coding sequence ATGTTATTAATACCCGCCATAGATTTAAAAGACGGACATTGTGTTCGTTTACGTCAGGGCATAATGGAAGATAATACGGTTTTTTCTGAAGACCCGGTCGCCATGGCTGGAAAATGGGTAGAAGCGGGTTGTCGCAGATTGCATCTGGTTGATTTAAATGGAGCCTTTGAAGGCAAACCTGTCAATGCGGAAGTGGTGCATGAAATAGTTGAAACCTATCCTGATGTGCCAGTGCAGATTGGTGGTGGAGTTCGTGATGAAAAAATCATAGAAACTTATCTTGATGCGGGTGTTAGTTATGTCATTATCGGTACAAAAGCAGTAACAGACCCTCATTTTATTAGTGAAATTTGTGCAGGTTTTCCGGGGCATATTATTGTTGGTCTTGATGCAAAAGATGGCAAGGTTGCGACAGAAGGCTGGTCAAAAGTTTCACGTCACGATGTTATCGATATGGCTCAGAGATTTGAAGAAGATGGTGTTGAGTCAATTATATATACAGATATTTCACGTGATGGAATGATGCAGGGTGTTAATGTTGAGGCGACAGTTAAGTTAGCGCAGGCAGTTCATATTCCGGTCATTGCATCTGGTGGTATTACTAATATGGATGATGTAATTGCATTATCAAAAGTTGAAGACGAAGGGATTATGGGCGCAATTACTGGCCGTGCAATTTATGAAGGGACATTAGATTTTGCTGCTGCACAGAAATGGGTAGATGAGCAGGAATAA
- a CDS encoding imidazole glycerol phosphate synthase subunit HisF, with translation MSLAKRIIPCLDVNNGRVVKGVKFVDIRDAGDPVEVARRYDREGADEITFLDITASSDDRDTIVHVVEKVAEEVFIPLTVGGGIREVKDVRRMLNAGADKVGINTAAVFNPEFVKEASDRVGSQCIVVAIDAKKVSKEGEENRWEIFTHGGRKPTGIDAIEWAVKMADFGAGEILLTSMDRDGTKIGFDLELTAATSEAVSVPVIASGGVGNLDHLADGVIKGKADAVLAASIFHFAEYSVEEAKLHMQSKGIEVRL, from the coding sequence GTGTCACTTGCTAAAAGAATAATTCCCTGTCTGGATGTTAATAATGGTCGCGTTGTTAAAGGCGTGAAATTTGTTGATATCCGTGATGCGGGTGATCCTGTTGAAGTCGCACGTCGTTATGACCGTGAAGGTGCAGATGAAATTACGTTTCTTGATATCACGGCCAGTTCAGATGACCGTGACACAATTGTGCATGTGGTAGAAAAAGTTGCAGAAGAAGTTTTTATTCCATTGACTGTCGGTGGTGGAATACGGGAAGTTAAAGACGTTCGACGCATGTTAAATGCGGGCGCTGATAAAGTCGGCATCAATACTGCCGCTGTGTTTAACCCGGAATTTGTTAAAGAAGCCAGTGACCGAGTTGGTTCACAATGTATCGTTGTGGCCATTGATGCTAAAAAGGTAAGTAAAGAAGGCGAAGAAAATCGTTGGGAAATATTTACTCATGGTGGGCGAAAGCCGACTGGAATTGATGCAATCGAGTGGGCGGTTAAAATGGCAGACTTTGGTGCTGGTGAAATTTTGTTAACCAGTATGGATCGTGATGGAACAAAAATCGGCTTTGATCTGGAGCTTACAGCGGCAACAAGTGAGGCAGTCAGTGTGCCTGTTATTGCATCTGGTGGTGTTGGTAATTTAGATCACCTTGCTGATGGGGTTATTAAAGGCAAGGCTGATGCGGTGCTTGCGGCCAGTATTTTCCATTTTGCAGAGTACTCTGTAGAAGAAGCCAAATTACATATGCAATCGAAAGGCATAGAGGTTCGTCTGTAG
- a CDS encoding phosphoribosyl-AMP cyclohydrolase: MNDNWLDQIKWTDDGLVPAIAQDAESGRVLMFAWMNRESLGLTVEKGEAVYYSRSRQKLWHKGEESGHTQKVKSLRLDCDGDVITMKIEQTGGIACHTGRESCFYREFQDGEWVAIDKVIKDPKDIY; encoded by the coding sequence ATGAACGATAACTGGTTAGATCAAATTAAGTGGACCGATGATGGTCTTGTGCCGGCTATAGCCCAGGATGCTGAAAGTGGGCGTGTGCTGATGTTTGCCTGGATGAATAGGGAATCACTTGGGTTAACGGTTGAAAAAGGCGAAGCGGTGTATTACTCCCGTTCACGTCAAAAGCTCTGGCATAAAGGTGAAGAATCGGGTCATACGCAAAAAGTAAAATCTCTACGTTTAGATTGCGACGGTGATGTTATTACCATGAAAATTGAGCAAACCGGCGGAATAGCTTGTCATACAGGTAGAGAGAGCTGTTTTTATCGAGAATTTCAAGATGGTGAATGGGTTGCCATTGATAAAGTAATAAAAGACCCCAAAGATATCTACTAG
- a CDS encoding phosphoribosyl-ATP diphosphatase — protein sequence MSDVLRKLAEVLEERKQADPDSSYVAKLYSKGLDSILKKIGEEATETVMAAKDGDADQIIYETADLWFHSMVLLAHQGISPDDVLNELDRRFGLSGLEEKASRTEK from the coding sequence ATGAGTGATGTATTAAGAAAACTGGCTGAAGTACTTGAAGAGCGTAAGCAGGCTGACCCTGATTCGTCTTACGTAGCTAAACTGTACAGTAAAGGGCTTGATTCAATTTTGAAAAAAATTGGTGAGGAAGCGACCGAAACTGTGATGGCTGCTAAGGATGGTGATGCAGATCAAATTATTTACGAGACGGCTGATCTATGGTTTCACTCTATGGTTTTACTGGCGCATCAGGGTATAAGTCCTGATGATGTTTTAAATGAATTAGATAGACGGTTTGGTTTGTCAGGTCTTGAAGAAAAAGCTTCGCGAACTGAAAAATAA